ACCGCTTTCGTGGCGACGCGTGGCAGACCGAACCCTACCGGCTGTGGCAAACGACATTCCTGCTCGCCGAGCAATGGTGGAATACCGCGACGCGGGAAGTGCCCGGCACCACTCGGCACCATGAAGACGTCGTGTCGTTCGTGGCGCGCCAACTGCTCGATACGCTGGCGCCGACCAACTTCCCGCTCACCAACCCGGAGGTGTTCCAGCGCGCGATGTCGACAGCGGGCATGAGCCTCGTGCAGGGCGCGCACAACGCGCTCGAAGACGCGACGCGCCAGGCGAGCGGCATGCCGCCCGCAGGTCTGGAACAGTTCAAGGTGGGGGCCGATCTTGCGGTCACGCCGGGCAAGGTCGTGTTTCGCAATCACCTGATCGAACTGATTCAATACAGCCCCGCGACCGACGAGGTCATCGCCGAGCCGGTCCTGATCGTCCCCGCCTGGATCATGAAGTACTACATCCTGGACCTGTCGCCGCATAACTCGCTGATCCGTTATCTGGTCGGGCAGGGACACACCGTGTTCTGCATCTCGTGGCGCAACGTCGACGCCGACGACCGCGACCTAGGCCTCGAGGATTACCGGCAGTTGGGCGTCATGGCTGCGCTGGACACCGTCTCGAAGATCGTCCCCGGCCGCCAGATCCACGCAACCGGTTATTGCCTCGGCGGCACGCTGCTGTCGATCGCGGCGGCAGCCATGGCGGGCTCGGGCGATAACCGGCTGGCGTCGGTCACGCTATTCGCGGCGCAAACGGATTTCACCGAACCCGGCGAGCTGCAGCTCTTCATCGACGATAGCGAAGTCTATTTCCTCGAAAGCATGATGTGGTCGCAGGGCTATCTCGACGCCCGTCAAATGGCCGGCGCGTTCCAGCTCCTGCAATCAAACGACCTCGTCTGGTCGCGCATCGTGCACGACTATCTGCTCGGCGAACGCGCCCCGATGATCGATCTGATGGCGTGGAACGCAGACGCCACGCGCATGCCGTACCGGATGCACTCGGAATATCTGCGGCAACTCTTCCTCGACAACGACCTCGCCTCCGCCCGGTATCAGGTCGACGCGCGGCCGGTCTCGATTCGCAACATCCGCGCGCCGATGTTCGTGGTGGGCACGGAACGCGATCACATCGCGCCGTGGCGTTCGGTCTACAAGATCCACGATCTTTCCGACACGGCAATCACGTTTGTCCTGACGAGCGGCGGTCACAACGCCGGGATCGTCAGCGAGCCGGGGCATCCGCACCGCCAATTCAGAATCAAGGAGACCGCCGCCGACGATCTGCGCGTGAGCCCCGATGAATGGGTGCCCGCAGCCGCCCAACGGGAAGGCTCGTGGTGGCCCGTCTGGTCCGATTGGCTCAAGGCCCGCTCGAGTCCCGAGCGTATCGCGCCGCCGGCCCTCGGCAACCAACCGGGCGCCGAGGCGCTCCCGGACGCCCCCGGCACCTACGTCTTCCAGCACTAGGAGGCATTCGTGAACGATCTTCTGCTGCATAACCGGACCTTCGATGAACTGGCGATCGGCGAATCCGCATCGCTCGTGCGGACAGCGGGGCAAATCGACATCGACCTGTTCGCCGCCGTGTCGGGCGATGTCAATCCCGCGCATACCGACGCGACCTTCGCGTCGAGCGACCTGTTTGGCCATATCGTCGTTCACGGCATGTGGACCGGCGCGCTGATCTCCGCGCTGCTCGGCACCCGGCTGCCGGGTCCTGGGACCATCTATCTGGATCAGGAACTGCAGTTCCGCCACCCGGTCGCGCCGGGCGACACGATCACCGCCACGGTGACGGTGAAAGAAAAACGCCCCGAGAAGCGGATCGTGCTGCTCGACACGCGCTGCACGAATCAGAAGGGCGACACCGTTCTGCTCGGCACGGCCACGGTGATTGCACCGTCGGCACCGATCGTGTGGCATCCCACCCTGCAACCCGAAGTGTCCGTGCGCCGGCACGACCGTTACGAGGCATTCATTCGCGAAGCGCGCACTCATACCGCACTGCGCACGGCCGTCGTGCATCCCTGTTCACCGGATGTGATTCAGGCGGTCTTCGAAGCGCGTGACGAAGGCCTGCTCGATCCGATACTCGTCGGTCCCGAAGCCAAAATCCGCGCCGCCGCCGAAGCCGCTAACGTGAGTCTCGCCGGCATCACGATCGAAGCGGTCGCGCACAGTCACGCCGCCGCCGCGCGCGCCGTCGAACTGGGCGCCGCCGGCCAGGTCACCGCGTTGATGAAAGGCACGCTGCACACCGACGAACTGCTCTCCGCGGTCGTCGCTGCCGGGTCTGGCCTGCGAACCGGCCGGCGCATCAGCCACGTGTATGCGATGGACGTACCCGCTTACCCTAAACCGCTGATCGTCACCGATGCGGCGGTCAATATCTCGCCGACTCTCGCGCAAAAACGCGATATCTGCCAGAACGCGATCGACCTGCTGCATGTTCTAGGCATCGAGCAGCCGCGGGTCGCCGTGCTCGCGGCCGTTGAAACCGTCAATCCGGCGATGCCGACCACGCTCGACGCGGCGGCGCTCACCGTGATGGCCGCACGCGGCCAGATAACCGGTGCGCTGGTCGACGGCCCGCTCGCCTTCGACAACGCGATCAGCCTCGCCGCGGCGACGACCAAAGGTGTCCACTCCCCGGTGGTCGGTCAGGCGGACATTCTGCTGGTTCCCGATCTCGAAGCCGGCAACATGCTGGCGAAGCAATTAGTGTATTTCGCCGGCGCCGACGCCGCGGGTCTCATCGTCGGCGCGCGGCTGCCGATCATCCTGACGAGCCGCGCCGATAGCCTGCGGGTGCGCCTCGCATCGGTCGCGCTTGCCAGGCTCGTCGCCGAAAGCCGCCTGAGCGAACTGCTCGCATCATGAGCGCCCCTCTTCTGCTCACCTTCAACCCCGGCTCGTCGACGGTCAAGATCGGGCTGTTTCGCGTCGTCGCCGGTGAAGCCGTGAGAATCGGCCAGGGCATGATCGACTTCCGGCATCAACCCTTGCAGTTGCACCTCGTGAATGGCGGCAAGACAGCAGACATTGCCCTGCGGTCTGCCGTCACCGAAGATCTGCACGACGTGCTCGACGAAACGCTCGGCTGGTTCGCCACGCATTTTCCGCTCGACGATCTCGTGTCAGTCGGCCATCGCGTCGTGCATGGCGGCGATCGCTTCGCCGGTCCCGTCGCCATCACGGACGAAACGCTTGCGGCCATCACCGCCCTCGTCCCGCTTGCGCCGTTGCATCAGCCCCAGAGCGTCCGGCTGATCCGGGCGATCCGGCATCTGCGGCCGCATCTGCTGCAGGCCGCGTCGTTCGACACGGCATTTCACCGTACGCAGACTGCGCTGGTCCAACGCTTTGCGATTCCACGCGGACTCTTCGACAAGGGCATCAAGCGCTACGGTTTTCATGGCCTGTCATATCAATTCGTTCACGGCCAGCTCGAACTGCAATTCCCGCAACTCGCACGCGGCAAGGTCGTTGCCGCCCATCTAGGCAGCGGCGCAAGCCTGTGTGCATTCGAGGCCGGCGCAAGCCGCGACTCGAGCATGGGTTTCTCGACACTCGACGGAATTCCCATGGCCACGCGATGCGGCGCGCTCGACGCCGGGGTTCTTCTACACCTGCTCGAACAGCACGGCCTCAGCGTCGACGAGGTCGAACACATGCTCTATGAGCAGTCCGGTCTGCTCGGGGTTTCCGGTATCAGCGCGGACAGCCGCGAACTGCAGGCGAGCCACCGCCCGGAAGCCCGCGAGGCGCTGGAGCTGTTCGCCTTTCGCATCGCGGGCGAGGCCGCGCGGCTCGCCGCCACGCTAGGCGGCCTCGACAGTCTCGTCTTCACCGCCGGGATCGGCGAGCATCAACCCGCGGTGCGCGTTGCCGTATGCGAGCGCCTCGCGTGGCTGGGCGTCGAACTCGATCGCGAAGCGAACGACAGCAACGCACGTGTGATCAGCAGCGCGCGCAGCCAGATAACGGTCCTCGTGCTGCCGACCGATGAAGAGCAGATCATCGCCAACGAGGCGATTGCGGTATTGCATCGCGAGGCATTGAAATCGTGAATTCCATCATCGACCTTTCGGGCAAGCGCGGCCTGGTCGTCGGCATTGCGAACGAGCACAGCATCGCCACCGGCTGTGCGACGCTGTTTCGCGCGGCCGGCGCGGAACTCGCCGTCACCTATCTGAACGACAAGGCCGAGCCGTTCGTCCGCCCGGTTGCCCAGACGCTTCGTGCGCCTCTCGTCATGCCATGCGACGTGCGTGTTCCGGGTCAGCTAGAAGCCGTCTTCGAGACGATCACGAAAGAGTGGGGGCGGCTCGACTTCGTGCTCCATTCGATCGCCTTCGCACCCGCCGACGACCTGCACGCGAGCCTCGTCGACTGCTCGGCCGAGGGCTTCGCCCTCGCGATGAATGTGTCGTGCCATTCGTTCATCCGCATGACAAAGCTCGCGTTGCCGCTGATGCCGGACGGCGGCAGCCTGATGACCGTGAGCTTTCTGGGCGCCGAGCGCGCGGTGGATCATTACAACGTGATGGGGCCCGTCAAGGCCGCGCTCGAATCGAGCGTGCGTTACCTTGCCGTCGATCTGGCGGCACGTCGCGTCCATGTCCATGCGATCTCGGCAGGCGCGGTGAAAACACGCGCCGCATCCGGCATCGACCATTTCGATGCACTGCTCGACGACGTCCGCACGCATACGCCCGCGCAGCATCTCGTCACGATTAACGAAATCGGCCGGATTGCGACCGTGCTCGCGAGCGAGGCGGGGATGACACTAACCGGCTCCACCATCTACGCGGACGCGGGCTTTCATATCACGGCGTGAACCTATCGAGCCCGTGCGCGCGGCTGATGCGGATTCCGGGCCCACCCGGCTCTCGATAAACAAACGATTTCTTCGCTTTCTAACAGGAGCATGCGATGACAAGAACGGCGCTCATTACCGGCGGAGTCAGTGGAATCGGAGCGGCAACAGCAAGACAGTTGCAAGGCGCCGGCTACTCGGTGATTGCCAACTATTTCGGAAACGATGCCGAGGCCGATGCATTTCATAAAGAAACGGGCATTCCCGTCTTCGGCTGGAACGTGGCTGACTTCGATGCCACCCAGCAAGCGATTGCCACGATCGTCGCGCAATCGGGCCCGATCGATGTGCTCGTGAACAATGCCGGCATCACCCGTGACAGCACGCTGCACAAAATGACGCTGGAGCAATGGCGCAGTGTGATCGACGTGGATCTGGGCGGATGCTTCAATACGTGCCGGGCTGTCATCGAAAGCATGCGCGAGCGCCGCTTTGGACGGATCGTGAATATCAGTTCGGTCAACGCGCTTTCCGGGCAGTTCGGCCAGACCAACTATGCCGCAGCCAAGGCGGGGCTGATCGGCTTTACCAAGGCGCTCGCGCTCGAAGGCGCATCGCGAGGCATTACGGCCAATGTGATCGCCCCAGGCTATACGGATACGGGCATGGTGCACGGTGTGCCGGACGACATTCTGAAAACGATAGTCAGTGGCGTGCCGGCGGGAAGACTGGCGACGCCGGATGAAATCGCGCGCGGCATCGTCTTCCTGGTCGCGGATGACGCGGCGTTCATCAACGGAGCCACGCTGTCGATCAACGGTGGCAAATATATGGCGTAGGCGGGACGGGCGCCGTCCTCTGGACGGATGAACGCCATGGCGGGCGAATCGGCGGAAATGTTTCCGCGCGATGCGCCCGCTCTCACACTAGATGTCTCGCTATCCGATCGTCAGATCGTCGTTGACCGCGTGTACGCCAGGCGCGGCCCATGCCGCTCCGCGCGCGATCGATCGCTCCGCATACGAGCCGACCTTGCCCGTCAGCGTCACCGTGCCGTCCCGCACGCTGACGCCAATGCGATCCGCTTCGCGCTCGACGTGACGCACGAGGGCTTTGCGGATGCTGTCGCCGATATCCTCCCCTGCCGGGCTCTCATGCACGTCGATGAGATTCGACACTCCCCTCACGCCACGCATGGGATTGATCATGCGCGTGGCGAGATGACGCTGATAGGCGCGCTCGAGCCTGCCTCGCAATGTCACCCATCCGTTGTCGACTTGCACCTGGACGTGGACATCGGATACGCCAACGGTCCACTTCAGGATCGACCGGACAGCGTTCGCAATGTCCTCATCCGTTCTGACGTCGCTGTGGGGCAGGCGAATATCCATTCTGGAAACTACCGTCTTCACGCCCGCCACCCGTTTCGCCGCCTTCTCGGCGGCCAGCTTT
Above is a genomic segment from Paraburkholderia aromaticivorans containing:
- a CDS encoding PHA/PHB synthase family protein, producing the protein MDIRSRLAPAENRALPDGSAVSASTAPFRELDHAKEAMIARLTAGLSPAALGAAFSDWLIHLAAAPGKQLELASLCALNTRRVADYLAHVATGAYAPLPAEPSSQDDRFRGDAWQTEPYRLWQTTFLLAEQWWNTATREVPGTTRHHEDVVSFVARQLLDTLAPTNFPLTNPEVFQRAMSTAGMSLVQGAHNALEDATRQASGMPPAGLEQFKVGADLAVTPGKVVFRNHLIELIQYSPATDEVIAEPVLIVPAWIMKYYILDLSPHNSLIRYLVGQGHTVFCISWRNVDADDRDLGLEDYRQLGVMAALDTVSKIVPGRQIHATGYCLGGTLLSIAAAAMAGSGDNRLASVTLFAAQTDFTEPGELQLFIDDSEVYFLESMMWSQGYLDARQMAGAFQLLQSNDLVWSRIVHDYLLGERAPMIDLMAWNADATRMPYRMHSEYLRQLFLDNDLASARYQVDARPVSIRNIRAPMFVVGTERDHIAPWRSVYKIHDLSDTAITFVLTSGGHNAGIVSEPGHPHRQFRIKETAADDLRVSPDEWVPAAAQREGSWWPVWSDWLKARSSPERIAPPALGNQPGAEALPDAPGTYVFQH
- a CDS encoding bifunctional enoyl-CoA hydratase/phosphate acetyltransferase, producing MNDLLLHNRTFDELAIGESASLVRTAGQIDIDLFAAVSGDVNPAHTDATFASSDLFGHIVVHGMWTGALISALLGTRLPGPGTIYLDQELQFRHPVAPGDTITATVTVKEKRPEKRIVLLDTRCTNQKGDTVLLGTATVIAPSAPIVWHPTLQPEVSVRRHDRYEAFIREARTHTALRTAVVHPCSPDVIQAVFEARDEGLLDPILVGPEAKIRAAAEAANVSLAGITIEAVAHSHAAAARAVELGAAGQVTALMKGTLHTDELLSAVVAAGSGLRTGRRISHVYAMDVPAYPKPLIVTDAAVNISPTLAQKRDICQNAIDLLHVLGIEQPRVAVLAAVETVNPAMPTTLDAAALTVMAARGQITGALVDGPLAFDNAISLAAATTKGVHSPVVGQADILLVPDLEAGNMLAKQLVYFAGADAAGLIVGARLPIILTSRADSLRVRLASVALARLVAESRLSELLAS
- a CDS encoding acetate/propionate family kinase, which codes for MSAPLLLTFNPGSSTVKIGLFRVVAGEAVRIGQGMIDFRHQPLQLHLVNGGKTADIALRSAVTEDLHDVLDETLGWFATHFPLDDLVSVGHRVVHGGDRFAGPVAITDETLAAITALVPLAPLHQPQSVRLIRAIRHLRPHLLQAASFDTAFHRTQTALVQRFAIPRGLFDKGIKRYGFHGLSYQFVHGQLELQFPQLARGKVVAAHLGSGASLCAFEAGASRDSSMGFSTLDGIPMATRCGALDAGVLLHLLEQHGLSVDEVEHMLYEQSGLLGVSGISADSRELQASHRPEAREALELFAFRIAGEAARLAATLGGLDSLVFTAGIGEHQPAVRVAVCERLAWLGVELDREANDSNARVISSARSQITVLVLPTDEEQIIANEAIAVLHREALKS
- the fabI gene encoding enoyl-ACP reductase FabI, translated to MDLSGKRGLVVGIANEHSIATGCATLFRAAGAELAVTYLNDKAEPFVRPVAQTLRAPLVMPCDVRVPGQLEAVFETITKEWGRLDFVLHSIAFAPADDLHASLVDCSAEGFALAMNVSCHSFIRMTKLALPLMPDGGSLMTVSFLGAERAVDHYNVMGPVKAALESSVRYLAVDLAARRVHVHAISAGAVKTRAASGIDHFDALLDDVRTHTPAQHLVTINEIGRIATVLASEAGMTLTGSTIYADAGFHITA
- the phbB gene encoding acetoacetyl-CoA reductase, yielding MTRTALITGGVSGIGAATARQLQGAGYSVIANYFGNDAEADAFHKETGIPVFGWNVADFDATQQAIATIVAQSGPIDVLVNNAGITRDSTLHKMTLEQWRSVIDVDLGGCFNTCRAVIESMRERRFGRIVNISSVNALSGQFGQTNYAAAKAGLIGFTKALALEGASRGITANVIAPGYTDTGMVHGVPDDILKTIVSGVPAGRLATPDEIARGIVFLVADDAAFINGATLSINGGKYMA
- a CDS encoding BON domain-containing protein, whose amino-acid sequence is MKTDRQLQAEVADELAWDPAVSLADIDVEVKERVVTLSGHPSSYAEKLAAEKAAKRVAGVKTVVSRMDIRLPHSDVRTDEDIANAVRSILKWTVGVSDVHVQVQVDNGWVTLRGRLERAYQRHLATRMINPMRGVRGVSNLIDVHESPAGEDIGDSIRKALVRHVEREADRIGVSVRDGTVTLTGKVGSYAERSIARGAAWAAPGVHAVNDDLTIG